The following proteins come from a genomic window of Thiothrix winogradskyi:
- a CDS encoding MEKHLA domain-containing protein — MMDTAQLTAHLHLLHSSFRHYLRRDLADLSWQGENTAHALDTAPFVLLSHNTDPDPIFTYGNKKALELFEMEWETLTQLPSRYSAEALLREEREHLLQTVNRQGYIDNYAGVRVSSSGRRFLIRQAIVWNLRDAQGSYAGQAAYFDHWEYLPGNH; from the coding sequence ATGATGGATACCGCCCAACTCACCGCGCATTTGCACCTGCTGCATTCCAGCTTCCGCCATTACCTTCGGCGTGACCTTGCTGACCTCAGTTGGCAAGGTGAAAACACCGCACACGCGCTGGATACTGCACCGTTTGTGCTGTTATCGCACAACACTGACCCTGACCCCATTTTTACTTACGGCAATAAGAAAGCCTTGGAACTCTTTGAAATGGAATGGGAAACCCTGACGCAACTGCCATCGCGCTATTCTGCCGAAGCCCTGTTACGTGAAGAGCGTGAACACTTGCTGCAAACCGTCAACCGCCAAGGTTATATCGACAATTACGCCGGGGTGCGTGTTTCCAGCAGCGGGCGGCGTTTCCTGATCCGTCAGGCGATTGTGTGGAACTTGCGGGATGCGCAAGGCAGCTACGCAGGGCAAGCTGCTTATTTTGATCACTGGGAATATCTACCCGGAAATCACTAG
- the tadA gene encoding tRNA adenosine(34) deaminase TadA gives MALDDEHWMRHALTLARNAWQQGEVPVGAVIVRDGEILAEGWNQPITRHDPSAHAEMLALRLAGQIAGNYRLPNTTLYVTLEPCLMCVGAMLHARVERVVFGAYDPKTGAAGSAFDLLQHPRHYHKITAVQGGVLQEECAALLQAFFRERRAAAALAKPAP, from the coding sequence CGCAACGCATGGCAGCAAGGCGAAGTCCCCGTCGGTGCAGTCATCGTGCGCGATGGTGAAATCCTCGCCGAAGGCTGGAATCAACCCATCACCCGCCACGACCCTTCCGCTCACGCCGAAATGCTGGCGTTGCGTTTGGCAGGTCAAATAGCAGGCAATTACCGCCTACCCAACACCACCCTCTACGTAACGCTCGAACCCTGCCTAATGTGTGTTGGCGCGATGTTACACGCACGAGTAGAGCGAGTCGTTTTCGGGGCTTATGACCCAAAAACCGGCGCAGCGGGCAGTGCTTTCGACCTGCTGCAACACCCGCGCCATTACCACAAGATAACAGCCGTGCAAGGCGGGGTGTTGCAGGAAGAATGCGCTGCACTGTTGCAGGCATTCTTCCGCGAACGGCGGGCAGCGGCAGCTTTAGCCAAACCAGCGCCGTAA